The sequence below is a genomic window from Haloterrigena turkmenica DSM 5511.
CGGCGTCGATTCGGCCGCGAGCGCCTACGAGAAGATTCGCGCGGGCGCGTCGCTCGTGCAACTCTATACGGGGTTCGTCTACCGGGGGCCGTCGACGGCCGGGCGGATCAACCAGGGACTGGTCGACCTGCTCGAGCGCGACGGATTCTCGTCGGTCGAGGACGCGGTCGGCGCCGATCTCGAGTAGCGTCGCGGCGCGGACCGATGGCTATGATCCTCGAGTCGCGAGGGCGGCCCTCGCGGAACGGGCGTAGCGGGGAGCATCCGCTGCGGCGGATATAGCGGTCCACCGTAGCGACGGGCGACTCACGCCGAACGGGGGCGGCGCCGACGGTTAGTCGGCGGGTTCGGCGTCGTCGATCGCGTCGTCGAGTCCGTGCAGTTCCGCCGGGCCGACGGCCTCGTCGGCGCGTTCCTCACGGATCTCGCGGGAGGTCGAGTCCTCCTGTTGGGACTCGACGACGGGATCGGTGTCACCGTCGGTCACGGAGAGGTACACCGACCGAAGCTCCGCCGTCTTGTCTGCCTCGTCCGTCTCTCGGTCCTCGTCTGCCTCGGATTCGGATTCGGTCATGGGTGGTGACCCTCATCGAATCCGATGGATCGGGCGGTGAATATAAACCCCCCGCCACTTTCACGAAATGAGAATCGTCGGTATCAACGACATCCGTTCCCGTCCAGACGAACGGCGTAATCGAAAGCGACAGGTACGGTCACTGTTCGACGTCGGCGGAGTCGTCGTCGCTACACGTCGTCGACGGCGACGCGAGTCCCGTAGCCGGAGTCGCCGACGACCTCGCCGTCCTCGTAGACGACCTCGCCGCGGACGACGGTCGTCACTGCCTTGCCGGTGAACGACTCTCCGATAAAGGGCGTCACGCAGTTCTTCGAGTGCAGTTCGTCGCTATCCTCGAGCGTCCACGCATGTTCGGGGTCGACGATCGTGAAGTCGGCATCGGTGCCGACCTGCAGCGATCCCTTCTGGGGGTACATCCCCCAGATCTGCGCCGGACGGGCCGAGTGCCGTCGCACCCACTCCTCGAGGGAGAGCCGGCCTTGATCGACAAAGGAGAGCATGACCGGAATTTCGGTCTCGAGGCCGACGAAGCCCGAGACGGCGTCCCAGGTGTTGCCGAAGGGGTCGTCGACTTTCTTCTCCTCGGGGGTGTGGGGGGCGTGATCGGTCGCGATGGTATCGATCGCGCCCTCGTCGATACCGACCTCCCACAACCGCTCGCGCTCCTCGGCGTCCCGAATCGGGGGCTGAATCCGCGCCGGGTTCCCCTTCTCGCGCATGACCTCCTCGGTGAACCAGAGGTAGTGGGGCGTCGTCTCGGCGGTGACGTCGACGCCGCGTTCCTTGCCGCGAGCGACGGCCTCGGCCGCGGAGCCGGAGGAGACGTGGAACATGTGGACCTTTGCGCCGGTCTCCTCGGCGAAGGTGATCATCCGCTCGACGGCCTCCTGTTCGGCAATCACGGGCCGGGAGTGGGAGTGATCGATCGGGTCGTTTCGCCCCTCGGCCTTGAACCGCTCCGTGTAGTGGTCGATGATCTCCCCGTTCTCCTCGTGGAAGCCCAGCCGTTTGCCGGTCTCGCGGATCGTCTCCATCGCCTCGATGATCTCGCCGTCGTTCGGCGGCGGGACGTCGCCCACCGTCGACCCGAGGAAGATCTTGAACCCGAGCGGGCCGACCGCGTCGATATCGGGGATGGTATCGAGGTTCTCGCTCGTGACGACCGCGTAACTCTGGAAGTCGACGTGGGCCGAGGCCTCGCCGCGCTCGAACTTCAACTCGAGGTGCTCCGGCCGGTCGATGACGGGATCCGTGTTGGGCATCCCGACGACGGTCGTCACGCCGCCGGCGGCCGCGGCCCGCGTGGCCGACTCCCAGTCTTCCTTGTACTCGAGGCCGGGCTCGCGGTTGTGGATGTGGCCGTCGACGATCCCCGGCACCAGCGCGTTACCCTCGCCGTCGACGACCTGCTCGGCATCGGGAAGCCGGTCGCTGCGGCCGACGGCGACGATCTCACCGTCCTCGACGGCGACGCCCGAGTCAGGCGAGCGGCCCGCCGGCGTGACGACGGTACAGTTGCGTACGACGAGATCAACGGACATTGCCGAGAGGTTGCTGAGGGGCGCGCATATAGCTTCCCCAAACGAATCGCGCCCGGTCCGCGAATCCCGGGTGCATCGCACACCATTCTCCGGAGCGGGCAATGCGATTCCGGACCGTGACCGACAGATCCGTCCCCGTAAGCACCAGTTTACGGGAGCGAGCAGACGGAACCGCGAAGGTACGAATCGGATACTAAACAGCGGGTGGCTGGTAGAACGGTCCAATGGATACAGCAGCGATTCGCGACAAAACGGTGCTCGTCACCGGCGGCGGCGGGTTTATCGGAAGTCACCTCGTCGAGGCGCTGGCGCCGCACAACGAGGTCCGGGTCCTCGATAACTTCTCCTCGGGCGACCGGCGCCACCTCCCCGACAGCGTGACGGTCGTCGAGGGCGATATCGGCGATCCGATCGCCCTCCAGCGGGCGGCCCGCGGCGTCGACGTCATCTTTCACCACGCGGCGCTCGTCAGCGTCTCCCGCAGCGTCGACGCTCCGCGGCGGAGCAACGAGACGAATCTCGACGCGAGCCTGCTGGTCTTAGAGCAGGCCCGCCAGGAGGACGCCCGCGTCGTCGTCGCCTCGAGCGCCGCGGTGTACGGCCACCCCGACGAACTCCCCGTCTCGGAAACCGCGTCGACCGAACCGACCTCGCCCTACGGCATCCAGAAACTCGCTGTCGACCAGTACGCTCGCCGCTACGCGGATCTCTACGATCTGGAGACGGTCGCGCTGCGGTACTTCAACGCCTACGGACCGCGCCAGCAGGGTCCCTACAGCGGCGTCATCTCGACGTTCCTCGAGCAGGCGCGCGCGGGCGAACCGATTACGATCGAGGGCGACGGCGAACAGACTCGGGACTTCGTTCACGTCAGCGATATCGTCCGGGCGAATCTCCAGGCGGCGACGACCGATGCGGTCGGCGAGGCCTACAACATCGGCACGGGAAGCCGGACGTCGATCGAGGAGTTGGCGGAGACTATCACGGACGCGACCGGCTCCGACTCGCCGATCGTCCACCGCGATTCCCGCCCCGGCGACATCAGACACAGCGGCGCGGACATCTCCAAAGCCAGGCGAACGCTCGGGTTCGAGCCGCGCGTGAGCCTCGAGAGCGGGATCCAATCGCTCGTTGACGGGACGCGGCTGCTGCCGGCGGACACCGACGTCGAATCGAGTCGAGAAGAACGAACCATCAGCTGAAGGCGGCGTGCGGGCTCGCAAACGCTATCAGAAGATTGTTTGGTACCAATTACCAAGGAGTCGTCACCTGTCTCGAGAGACGATCGAAAACAGAGTTAGTAGCGGATAGAACGGCGTTTCCGTGAGTGTAGGTGAAAGATAACTAACGGAATACGCCGCCTCACGAACGGGTATGATCGAGAGTCTCGCCGGCGTCGCCACGGTTCCCGGCCAGAGCGGCGCAACGCCCGTACAGAGTCTCGTCGTCTTCGCCGTCAGCCTGCTGATCGGCGCGATCGGCATCTACGTCGGCGCGAAGGTGATCGTCGACGCCGAGGACTACACGTACGCGCTCGTCACGGCGTTGATCGGGGCGGTCGTCTGGGGCGTCGTCGGGTTCTTCCTCGGTTGGATTCCGCTGCTCGGCCCGCTCCTGGTCTTCGTCGCCTACCTCGCGGTGATCAACGCCCGGTATCCGGGCGGCTGGATCGACGCCGCCGCGATTACGATCGTCGCCTGGCTGTCGGTCCTGGTCGTCCTCTACGTCCTCGCGCTCATCGGCGTTACCGGGTTCGAGGCCGCCGGCGTGCCGGGCTTCTAGAGCGGACGAGAGCCGCCCGCGCCAGCGTCGTCGCTTGACTGTCCGCTCTCGCGATAAGTGTCCGCCGCCGTTCCGCGCAACCTCGGTCGAGCCCTCGCGCGAATCACCTCGAGCGCGACTGAATTCCACCGTAGCACTCTCGCGGCACGATACTACTCGTGGCACAGTGGTCCCATAGCTGCATGTTCCGGTCTCCGTCGCGACTCGCTCGAACTGTCAGGAGACGGGACTGTCTCGAGCACTGCTCGAAAGGAGTGTTCGGACGACCCGCGACGAGTCGTCTCGTCGCACCCTGTTCGATCGACTCGAGTGAGAGAAACGGCACACGCAGGATCGGTGCGGAGGCGGCCCGAGACTCCGATCGATCGGCGTTCAACTGATTCCGATTCTCGAGACAATCACCGAATTGATTGCTTACCGGCTGAATCGGAACGAATCCCGGCTAGTCGTTTCAAACGTCCGACCGAGTTTATTCGAACCCTCGGTCTACGGCTCTTCGAAGCACCGTTGCGCCTCCCATCGTCGTCAGGTTCGCCGACAGGTTCGGCAGCCGAGATCAGATCGGCTGCGACGGCCGTCCACGGGGGAATCGCGCGGACCGGCGGGACGCTGGAACAGGCGTGCACCGGGCGTGTAGGGATCGCTAACCGCGGCGGGAACCCTGACGAGCCACCGATCAAACGACCGCATCACCGATCGTGAAATACCCTACAGGAACGATAAATGATCGATAAAAAACATTTTGGGGAGCGGTATCGACGGTACAGGGAAACGTGAGCGTGAGCGAATCAAGTCCCATCCAATCCACATGAGCATTCACTTCCGAGTTAGTCTCGCGATGATCGCCGCCTTCGGACCGAGTAGCATCGGCATCGAGCCACCCGTATCAACACCCTCCCTCGAGTCGCTGGGTGGAGTCACGCCGTTGACTCGGCCACTCCAGATCGAGTGGAGCCCGCACGTCGCGGCGCTTGCGGGCATCGTTGCGCTCGCACTCCTGGGCGGCGTCCTCGTTGCCCGTAACCGGTTCGATCAACAGAACGCCTTCGTGGCCGATCCGGAACCGCGCCGCGAGGAGTTTCTCACCGATCGCGAGCACGTCCAGCAGCTCATCCGCGAGAACGGCGGGCGGATGAAACAGTCGAAGATCGTCAACGACGTCGACTGGTCGAAAGCGAAGGTCAGCCGACTGCTCGCCGAACTCGAAGAGGAGGGACGCATCACGAAACTCCGGCTCGGCCGCGAAAACCTGGTCTGTTTGCCGGGCCACGAACCAACGGCCTCCCAGTCGCCCGAGAAGCCGAAAAGCGAATGAGAGAGGCGAAGCTATCAACAACCATTGTTTTCCTGAGCCGGCTCGAAGCCGGAATCCGGCTCCTGTGGCCGTAGTTTCCTGTTA
It includes:
- the allB gene encoding allantoinase AllB is translated as MSVDLVVRNCTVVTPAGRSPDSGVAVEDGEIVAVGRSDRLPDAEQVVDGEGNALVPGIVDGHIHNREPGLEYKEDWESATRAAAAGGVTTVVGMPNTDPVIDRPEHLELKFERGEASAHVDFQSYAVVTSENLDTIPDIDAVGPLGFKIFLGSTVGDVPPPNDGEIIEAMETIRETGKRLGFHEENGEIIDHYTERFKAEGRNDPIDHSHSRPVIAEQEAVERMITFAEETGAKVHMFHVSSGSAAEAVARGKERGVDVTAETTPHYLWFTEEVMREKGNPARIQPPIRDAEERERLWEVGIDEGAIDTIATDHAPHTPEEKKVDDPFGNTWDAVSGFVGLETEIPVMLSFVDQGRLSLEEWVRRHSARPAQIWGMYPQKGSLQVGTDADFTIVDPEHAWTLEDSDELHSKNCVTPFIGESFTGKAVTTVVRGEVVYEDGEVVGDSGYGTRVAVDDV
- a CDS encoding NAD-dependent epimerase/dehydratase family protein; protein product: MDTAAIRDKTVLVTGGGGFIGSHLVEALAPHNEVRVLDNFSSGDRRHLPDSVTVVEGDIGDPIALQRAARGVDVIFHHAALVSVSRSVDAPRRSNETNLDASLLVLEQARQEDARVVVASSAAVYGHPDELPVSETASTEPTSPYGIQKLAVDQYARRYADLYDLETVALRYFNAYGPRQQGPYSGVISTFLEQARAGEPITIEGDGEQTRDFVHVSDIVRANLQAATTDAVGEAYNIGTGSRTSIEELAETITDATGSDSPIVHRDSRPGDIRHSGADISKARRTLGFEPRVSLESGIQSLVDGTRLLPADTDVESSREERTIS
- a CDS encoding helix-turn-helix transcriptional regulator, giving the protein MSIHFRVSLAMIAAFGPSSIGIEPPVSTPSLESLGGVTPLTRPLQIEWSPHVAALAGIVALALLGGVLVARNRFDQQNAFVADPEPRREEFLTDREHVQQLIRENGGRMKQSKIVNDVDWSKAKVSRLLAELEEEGRITKLRLGRENLVCLPGHEPTASQSPEKPKSE